A single window of Nicotiana sylvestris chromosome 3, ASM39365v2, whole genome shotgun sequence DNA harbors:
- the LOC138888061 gene encoding secreted RxLR effector protein 161-like translates to MDESKEIDTPIATATKLDIDKPGSCVDQKLYRGMIGSLLYLTASRPDIVFSVGLCVRFQENPKESHLTAIKRILRYLKDIIDLCLLYPKGSNFNLVGYADANYASFLLDRKSTSCMAHFLGSCLVSWATKKKNSVTLSTAEAEYVVVASCCAQLLWIK, encoded by the coding sequence atggatgaatcaaaggaaatagacacacccattgcaacagctactaaattagacatagataaACCTGGTTCAtgtgttgatcagaagttgtataggggtatgattggttcacttttgtatcttactgctagtagacctgacatagtttttagtgtagggctttgtgttCGTTTTCaggaaaatcctaaggaatctcacttgactgctatcaagaggatactgagatatttgaaagacATTATTGATCTTTGTCTTTtgtaccctaaaggtagtaactttaatctagtaggatatgctgatgctaactatgcaagttttcttctggataggaagagcacctcatgtatggctcattttcttggttcatgtctggtatcatgggccactaaaaagaaGAATTCAGTGACtttatccactgctgaggctgaatatgttgttgttgcctcttgttgtgctcaattattGTGGATCAAATAG